The sequence below is a genomic window from Corvus moneduloides isolate bCorMon1 chromosome 24, bCorMon1.pri, whole genome shotgun sequence.
GGAAAAACCCCGGCTTCTGTTGGGTGCCTCGGCCTTGCAGCCAGGCCAAGCTCAGCGGCTCGGGAGGTGTCAGGACTGGTTTTATCCATGAATTGAGCCTTTTTTCCACGCCAGGCCCTCGGTTTCCTGAATTCCTGCGTTGCTCCATGACTTAACTTTGTTCCAGTGGCTCGGATTCCTTGTGGGCAGCTGGAATCGGAGCTGTGCCGTCCGTCGGGAGCAACGGCAAAGCTCGGGAGGGGAGgttggctgtgctggggctctggTCGCTGTTCCTGCAGGATCagggggtgggatttgggaatttggCTCCTGGCACTCACGCCAGTAAATCCAACTGGATGGAGAACAGACTTCCAAATGTTCCAGGTCCGGGGAGAGCTGGCTTGGAATCTTCCAGAGAGTTGGAGACGATTGTGATGCTTGTGGTGGCCTCGGGCTCGTTGCATCCGTTTTTTTGGGAATGTCACTGGTTTCCTGCAGTTTGCTTAGAAGTGGGTCCTGCTTTCCCCAGGCAGGCTGGGGACCGGCATCAGAGGAGGGCGGTGGCAGTGCCACGGAGCTGGGACAGTCCCCGCGGGGATGTGGGGTGGATAAAAGGGGCCGCGTCCGCCTCCCGCCACTTCCCATCTGTGCCGACAAAACCCACAGGATGCCGTCACTCTCCAGCCGGGATTCCTGGCTCTGGTGGCTGTTCCCGCTCTGTGCCGAGTCCCCGAACATCTGGGATGTCAAATCCTCGTGCGGAGGGGACGGGGCAGcctcaggcagctcctgctgccagcggGGTGACAGCGCTGTcctgtgccctgccctgctgggacaTTGCTGGGTGGCCTGAGCGGGTCCAACACCTGGATCACAGCGTGTCCTGGCTGGAATATTGTGTCCTGGATGGAATAGCAGCTCCCATCTGGGATATCACCTCCCAGCTGGAATATCATgtcccagctgcttcctcccctcctcaccAGGCCAAACTCAGCCCTCAGCCCCCGCCGCTCCCTCAGGAGTTTGTGGGGATTAAAATTCAGGttctggagcagaggaaaaaccCCATGGAAATCTCTAGGACCTCATGGAAAGCTCTGGGACAACGTGGAGCAAGATCCATGTGCTGtggctgggaaaggagcaggatgCTGACGGAATGGGATGCTGGAGGAATAGGAAGGGCACTGCACAAACACATCCCTGTCACGGATTTTCCCGTTCTCCGGACACCGAATCCGGAATGCGGGGACAGGAGCGCGTCCATCCCCAACCAGGACCTGCCGCAGGATCAGGATCCGGCAGCTTTGGGCTCCgctggctccttccctgctcctcccttcccccagcaaGATGCCAGAGCCCTGATGGAAAGCAGCCGGCTCGGGAGGCGTGCGGGGTTAACCAGAGCCAGATGGGAGCCCGGAGGAGCAGGCTGGGCCCGCAGGGGGGAGCGAGAACGGGATCTTTTCCTGGAGAAAGTCAATTCCTTGGAGCCTCAGGAAAGCACGCGATGGCTTCAAAGGGAGCCGGGTTGGCAGAGGCGGCCCTGGAAGCGGGTGGCCCGTCCAGGGTGGGATGCAGATCCCGCCGGGAAGCAACAGGGGGTTGGGGCGGCCCCGTCCCTGTGGTTCCCAGGTCGGGTGGGGGCTTTTCCCCCTCCAGGGATGATGGAAATTGGGGGCTCCAGATGTGGGGAGAGATGGAAATGGTCAGGCAAGGGAAGATGGGCAGCGAATCCcactctgctgtgctgggtgggaGAGCTGGAAGTGCCTGATTTCCCTCTAAAAttggcaccagcagctccggCACCACCGAAGGCTTCTCCCATCCCGGCAGCACTTTCCCATCcatttccccttcttcctctggttttcctcattttcctccctctcctctgtcTCCACTCCCCTTCCCActctccctctgccttgccctgcatccagctcagctctgatCCCTCCGGGGTGATGAATCCCACCGGGAAAAGCCTGGAGAGCCCCCCGAGGTCTGTGCCCAGGAATCCCACCCCGATCCAggcctgctccagctggggaaTGTGGGAGCATCCAAACACCTCCTGCATGGGGAGCTCCTCTGCTGGATCCCTCCATCCTCCAAGGCAGCAGCCGGagaattcccagaaaatctgGCCAGGATGATCAAGGAACTGCTGttccagggaggagcagggatgggacaggaggaTAAGGACCCAGAGAAGAGGGAGAGGTGACCAGGGATGATGTCCAGGAGAAACTCCCTGACTTGGGGCACACAGACCTCGCCTGATCCCTCCCAATCTCCCACTGTGTCTCTTCCCAAATAATCAATGGGACTTGAGGGGCTGGACGGGTTCTGAcggcagcacagggagctgtggatCCCAACCCCTCCGGTGTTCCGACTTCGGAATGCCCTTTTCATCCCAGGGGCTGTTCTTCCTCCTGGGGCCATCCACCTCTCCTGCCCCGTTAACCGCTGCCGGATTCCCGACGCTTTTCCGCAGCCAGTTTCCTGCGGAATCACTGATTCGCTGGCTCGAGTGCCAAATGAAGCCCAATCCCTCAAGGTGTCCGGAGGGCTGATCCATCCTTCGGGAAGAGAGGATGGAAGAGTTCTCCAGGGAGGGACGGTGGAAAAACGGAATAAAACCCCAGATTGAACCAAAACCAACATTCCCCATGGATAACGGTGAGGCAGAGGGAGGATCCCGGGGATAACGGTGAATGAGAGAGGGATCTCATGGATATTGGTGAGCCTGAGAGAGGAATTCCATGGATAATGGTGAGCCAGGAAGAGGAATTTAATGGATAATGGTGAATGAGAGAGAGGGATCCCatggatagtggtgaggcagGGAGGGATCCCATGGATAATGGTGAGCCAGAGGAATTCCATGGATAATGgtgaggcagggagaggaattCCATGGATAATGgtgaggcagggagagggatcCCATGGATACTGGTGAATGAGAGAGAGGGATCCCATGGATAATGGTTGAGGTAGGGGGGGCATCCCACGGATAACAATGAGCAAGGGAGAGAAATTCCATGGATAATGGTGAGCCAGGGATAGGAATTTAATGGATAATGGTGAATGAGAGAGAGGGATCCCATGGATAATGGTGAGCCAGAGGAATTCCATGGATAATGGTGAATGAGAGAGAGGGATCCCATGGATAATGGTTGAGGTAGGGGGGGGATCCCACAGATAACAATAAGCAAGGGAGAGGAATTCCATGGATAATGGTGAGCCAGGGATAGGGACCTCAGGGACTCCTGCGCTGGGGAGGGGTTGGATTTGAGGACGACTTCCAAAGGGAAGGAGAGCGGAAGGGAGGTGACAAAGGGACAAATCCCTGCACGCCAGCAGCGAGGAGGCAACAATTCCTCAACCAGCCCCTTCCCAAccccccctctccttccctcccttcagGAAAACTCCTGGACCATGAAGGTGGCCCTGGCGTTGCTTCTCCCACTCGTGCTCGCCCTGGTGCCGCCGGCGAGCGGGCAGCGGCGCAAACCCCCCCGCAGACCCACCCGGCCGCCCGCGCCCTTCGAGGAGCCCGTGGAGCCCACGGAGCTGCCGCCTCCCCTCCCTCCGGGCCCTCCATCCGTGTTCCCCGACTGCCCTCGGGAATGCTACTGCCCGCCGGACTTCCCGTCGGCGCTGTACTGCGACAGCCGCAACCTGCGCACGGTGCCGGTGATCCCGCCCCGCATCCACTACCTGTACCTGCAGAACAACTTCATCGCCGACCTGCCCGAGGAGTCCTTCCGCAACGCCACCGGCCTCAAATGGGTCAACCTGGACAACAACCGCATCCGCAAGGTGGACAGGAGGGtgctggagaagctggaaaaCCTCATCTTCCTCTACATGGAGAGGAACCAGCTGAAGGAGGTGCCCGCCTTCCTGCCGCCCAACCTGGAGCAGCTGCGGCTCAGCAGGAACCAGATCTCCAAGATCCCCGCCGGCGTCTTCAACAAGCTGGAGAACCTGGTGCTGCTGGACCTGCACCACAACAAGCTGAGCGACGGCGTCTTCAACAAGAACACCTTCAAGGGGCTCAAGAACCTCATGCAGCTCAACCTGGCCCACAACATCCTGAGGAAGATGCCCCCCGGTGTGCCCAGCGCCATCCACCAGCTCTTCCTGGACAGGAACAACATTGAGGACATCCCCAGCGATTATTTCAAGGAGTTTCCCAACCTGGCCTTCATCCGGCTCAACTACAACCAGATCTCGGATAAGGGGCTGCCCAAAAATTCCTTCAACCTCACCaacctgctggtgctgcacctggcCCACAACAAGCTCACCAACGTGCCCTTCATCAGCGCCAAGCTGGAGCACCTCTACCTGAACAACAACTCCATCGAGAGTGAGTCCCGCTGCTTGGGTGGGGTctctggggtggtttttggggagaaaaaccTTGGAAAGGTCGTTTCTCACCCGGTGGGATGTGATCCCTTCAGCGGTGGTGGGATGAGGCGGGAGCTACAAGGGTGGAGGAAGGATCTGGGTGGAAGGGGAGGAGCAGAGTGGAATCCCCCCGGTGCTGCAGGACTTGTCCCGGTTGTCTTCTTCGGGGCCACCTGCTCTGGGAAGGGCTCTTTCCCTGGCAAAAATCGGGATATTTAAGAAGAGTCTGGGCACGTATTTTAGGAACAGATGCCAAACACACGGCTCGGGATGGTGAGGAAATCACCCGGCTCTGCTCCCGAGCGGAGCCGTGCGGGGAAGGAGCGGGGAGAACGAGGCTGCCatggaggcagagcagccagggccaTTCCAGGGAAATCCAGTTGCAATTCCATGGGAGAGGAGCCTGGGATGCATGGAAGCACAGCGAGCACAGAGGAGGAGACAGAATCCCACTGACTTCCAGTTCAGATTTCCggggcctaaaggggctccaggagagctggagacagacttgggatgagggatggagggacaggatgcagggaatggcttctcactgccagagggcagggatggatgggatattgggaaggaattctgcTCTGGGAGAGAGGTGAGGgactgggatggaattcccagaggagcggtggctgccccatccctgggagtatccaaggctgggttggagcaccctgggatggtggaaggtgtccctgcccatggcgggggtggcactgggtgagctttacggtcccttccaacccaaaccattccaggattccaggaTTCCTGGTCTCCCCAGATGTTACCGCTGTTAGAGCTCCAGGACCCTGCTGTGATCACATCTGCCTCCAACCCTCATTAATCTGAATTTCAATCAAACACCATCAAATTTGAGCCGGGGGGGGACCTTGGGATGCAGGTGGTGACTCCTGCTGGCTTCCCACATCCCCAGCATCCCGATCTTGCCGGCGTTTCCCATGGAGGGAAATCCCACACACGCCCTGGCCCAGCTTTTCCTCGCCTGTTTTCCCCAGTTTTCAGAAGGTTTCCATCCCCGGAGCCGGGTGCTGACATCAGAATCCCGCTGTTTATGTCCCATACCGTGGAATTCCAGAGGCGAGCAACGAGCCGGGTGCTGACGTTATCTCCGGCAAGACAGGGCTGGAGTGGGATTCCTTGATGTTTTTTTGGGAAGCTCGGGGCTGGCTCGGCAGGTTCCGGGAGAGGGATTGATCCCTTTTCTCTCCGGAACGCCACCGCATCCGGAGGAACGTGACCTACTTCGCTCCTGATCAAAAGCCAGATCTTTCCTCTCGCTGGGGCTTCGGGAACAGCCTGGGATTGACCCTTTTGGTAGCAAAACAACCCCAATTTGGGGTTCAACAACAGCGGGGGGCTCAAGAATCCCTCTCCACATTCCCTTTTCCCTAACGGGCATCCCGCcgttcctctcctctccacagAAATCAACGGCACGCAGATCTGCCCCACCTCGCTGGTGTCCATCCAGGATTTCTCGCCCTCCGACCTGGACAGTGTCCCCCGGCTCCGCTACCTGCGGCTGGACGGGAACCTCCTGAAGCCGCCAATCCCGCTGGACCTGATGCTGTGTTTCCGCCTCCTGCAGTCCGTGGTGTTTtagcccagccctgcctctcccAGGCCCGGCTTTGCTCGGACatttccccccagccccggcggCGTTGGACACGCAGgaccctctctcctccctctccccccgcTCACTCCCCGcctccatccctctccccttttcccccttttccccccctgcAGGGACACTCGTGGCTCCTTGGGGACCGCTCTCTGCAGGACAGCGCCGTGTCCCAGCTGCCACCCCAGGTCACAGCTGCCGGTCCTTGTCCCCCAGGCTGAGCCCGGAACCGCCTCCGCCTCTCCCGTCCCCAGCCAGCGGAGTTCCGGAGGGCTGGATTCGGTTCGGATGGAGCTGCCGGGCTCGGGgcgtgtccctgctccctgaggGTGTCCCTGAGGACGATTCCCGGTGGGCTGGGGAGCGGGGATGGGCGGTGCCGCGCGGGTGGGATCCGTGGAAGCGGAGGGAGGACGGATCCGGAGGATGGATCTGGGAATGAGGCAGCCGCGGATCGTGGCCAGAGCGGCACcccaggggatggggacatgCTCCTGTCCCCGGGGCCCTTCTGGAGGGCTTTGGCTCCACGTTTTTCTGGAGGAGGATCTAAAtccctcctggagctgggcGTTTGccgggatggagcagggaaggtgtCCTGCCCCTGGATCCTGCGCCCGGTGTGGGCCACGCCTTCCCGCATCCCCCTCGGCCCCTGACCGGCTTCAAatcccccatcccagcaccgATCCATGGGGCCTCAGCCGCATCCCAGCATTCTGCGTCCACATCCATGGGATCACAGCCCCATCCTGAATCCTTCCCTCTGACCTGGGGGGATGCAGGgcccacagccccatcccaaaatcctgcGCACTTCCCTGTAAAATCTGGGATCAAGGGCACATCCGTGGGCTCACAGCttcatcccaaaatcctgcATCCTTCCCACTGAGCTCTGAGGATTCAGGGCCACATCCACGGCTCAGTTTCTCTCCGGAGCCAATCCCACATGACcgggttttgccttttttttttattagaaataaaaggaagggagaagaaaagggaagaattaCCCTTTAGAAGAGCTATTTTtatcccttctcttcctcacaTGTATCGCTTCCCCCTTTGATAGCTGTACCTGCATTTATAGGGTGTccgggttttggggggattattctcttcttttcttcccgAGTCTCAGGATTTGGATTTAAAGGCCGAGCAttagagggagaaaaaaggaaaaaaaagagaaaaaaaaaaaaaagattcaaaatCCAACTGCAACGAGCattaaataaaccaaagaaaGCTCCTTTCAGCAGAACTGACCCTTCCCGGGACGGCCACGGACGGGCACCGTGTCCTTCTCCCCggggatggcacagggatgctcccCCCTTTTTCCATTCATTAAAACCCCGTGCTAATTAAGGAGGTTTTTTCCTGACGATAAAATCTCCTTTCGGGCTCTCCCTGCAGTTGGGTGGGACAGGATCCAGCCCTGAACCCGGATGGAACCCCCCTGGATGTATTTATATGATGTGTATATAGACTGGTAGAATGTACAGATATTCCTAGAGCCACGTGTACCTCCCGACCCAGCAACTTCATGGGATTTTCACTCCCACTCCCCGCAGCAGTGGAAATAAAATCATTCACAAGGGACCCCGAGCCTCTCCCCGATCCATCCTCGCCTTCCTCAGGCGCTGCCGCATCCAGGAGCAAAATTTCCTCGCCTGGAAGCAACTTCCCCAACGTTTTGGGGTgttgggggtgtttggggtttagtggtgctggatttggggaggaattcttggctgggagggtggggaggggttgGGCTGGAATTCCCGGAGAATCTGTGGccgccccatccctggaagtgtccaaggccagattggagcaacctgggatcaTGGGaa
It includes:
- the PRELP gene encoding prolargin, producing the protein MKVALALLLPLVLALVPPASGQRRKPPRRPTRPPAPFEEPVEPTELPPPLPPGPPSVFPDCPRECYCPPDFPSALYCDSRNLRTVPVIPPRIHYLYLQNNFIADLPEESFRNATGLKWVNLDNNRIRKVDRRVLEKLENLIFLYMERNQLKEVPAFLPPNLEQLRLSRNQISKIPAGVFNKLENLVLLDLHHNKLSDGVFNKNTFKGLKNLMQLNLAHNILRKMPPGVPSAIHQLFLDRNNIEDIPSDYFKEFPNLAFIRLNYNQISDKGLPKNSFNLTNLLVLHLAHNKLTNVPFISAKLEHLYLNNNSIEKINGTQICPTSLVSIQDFSPSDLDSVPRLRYLRLDGNLLKPPIPLDLMLCFRLLQSVVF